A stretch of the Thiocystis violascens DSM 198 genome encodes the following:
- a CDS encoding efflux RND transporter periplasmic adaptor subunit yields the protein MLDLSISLRPVPFLAVLLSILLLPACGRESPTRATPSETLSETLEDTPLEHAAKHQDPTYVCPMHPQILRDAPGTCPICGMNLVEKRQDPLTDDTSEGRPQVRLDAAVVQNLGVRTARVERGTLWKYIRTLGRVDYDETRLAHLHPRADGFIQGLVVRSEGEPVRQGQELAQLYAPDILSAQVDFLQALAPQPAGVAQVKTDKARNILRLLEVPEPVIGDIERRREIRQTIPVLAPIDGVVTEMVAREGMYVTAASAMFTIADLSRVWVLADIFEHQIDWLAPGLTAEIRLPARPGQTWTGKVDYLYPSLDPKSRTLRARLVFENPELALKPSMFANVVIYGGPRRGVLKIPSEALIVTGERASVVKAFGEGRFQPIDVVAGMQSSGEVEILSGLDEGDEIVVSGQFLIDSESTLRNAGRGASMVLGGDHVH from the coding sequence ATGCTCGATCTTTCCATTTCCCTGCGTCCCGTCCCGTTCCTGGCGGTCCTGCTCTCGATCCTGTTGTTACCGGCCTGCGGCAGGGAGTCGCCGACACGCGCCACGCCCAGCGAAACCTTGTCCGAGACCCTGGAGGACACGCCCCTGGAGCATGCGGCCAAGCACCAGGATCCGACCTATGTCTGCCCCATGCACCCGCAAATCCTTCGGGATGCGCCGGGCACCTGTCCGATCTGCGGCATGAACCTGGTGGAAAAGCGGCAGGATCCGCTGACGGACGACACGTCAGAGGGTCGACCACAGGTCCGACTCGACGCGGCGGTCGTGCAAAATTTGGGTGTGCGGACCGCGCGTGTCGAGCGCGGCACCCTTTGGAAGTACATCCGTACCCTTGGCCGGGTGGACTATGACGAGACTCGTCTGGCGCACCTGCATCCCCGTGCGGATGGCTTCATCCAGGGGCTCGTCGTGCGGTCTGAGGGCGAACCGGTCCGTCAGGGTCAGGAGCTAGCGCAACTCTATGCGCCGGACATTCTCTCGGCCCAGGTCGATTTCCTTCAGGCGCTGGCCCCGCAGCCGGCGGGCGTGGCGCAGGTCAAGACGGACAAGGCGCGCAACATTCTGCGTCTGCTGGAGGTTCCTGAGCCCGTCATCGGCGACATCGAACGGCGTCGCGAGATCCGCCAGACGATCCCCGTTCTGGCTCCGATCGATGGCGTGGTGACCGAGATGGTGGCGCGTGAAGGCATGTACGTCACCGCCGCCAGCGCCATGTTCACCATCGCGGACCTGAGCCGGGTCTGGGTGCTGGCGGACATCTTCGAGCATCAGATCGACTGGCTCGCACCCGGACTGACGGCGGAGATCCGGCTGCCGGCGCGACCCGGTCAAACCTGGACAGGCAAGGTGGACTATCTCTATCCGTCACTGGATCCGAAAAGCCGCACGTTGCGGGCGCGGCTGGTCTTCGAGAATCCCGAACTGGCACTCAAGCCCAGCATGTTCGCCAACGTCGTCATCTATGGGGGACCCCGGCGCGGGGTGCTGAAGATCCCATCCGAGGCGCTGATCGTGACCGGCGAGCGCGCGAGCGTGGTCAAGGCGTTCGGGGAGGGACGGTTTCAGCCCATTGATGTGGTGGCCGGCATGCAGTCCAGCGGGGAGGTCGAGATCCTGTCGGGGTTGGACGAGGGCGATGAGATCGTCGTCTCCGGTCAATTCCTCATCGACTCCGAGTCCACCTTGAGAAATGCCGGTCGGGGGGCTTCCATGGTGCTGGGAGGCGATCATGTGCATTGA
- a CDS encoding bifunctional metallophosphatase/5'-nucleotidase translates to MTRLLACLLSLLIHGVADADCRTGATVTLLHFNDFHGQLEPDTDAASATGHPVGLGGLARLAATVARVRAENPDRPVLLLFAGDLLQGTVSSSLFLGIPDVILFNRMGVDAAVMGNHEFDYGQDVFRRLAGQADFPFLSANIQTHPEPLPVQPSLVIDRPDSPTVALLGLTTPELTTATHPRNAVGVSVEDPVTVARRLVPELREQADLVVVLSHLGLTDDRRLAQAIPEIDLIVGGHNHFVLEQPVLEGDVVIVQAGERGHWLGRLDLACREGRLERTAYRLLPMDASVPEDPEMATEVARIVAEAESGLAEEIGMAAVDLSARREDIRRGEAVFGNLMADLAREVTLADVALFNAGGFRASIPAGPVTLKQVYQAFPFRNELVVGQLTGAQLIAALQRSAAFDPEDNPGGLLQVSGLRYVIADRRLASASLQDGPIDPERLYQVVMPDFLAAGGDGYAMLTEMTAPVMTGRLISDLLIDAIRHGKTIAPVLDGRIRRGSP, encoded by the coding sequence TTGACCCGACTCCTGGCTTGTCTGCTGAGCCTACTCATCCATGGCGTGGCCGATGCGGATTGCCGAACCGGCGCAACCGTCACCCTCCTGCATTTCAACGACTTCCACGGTCAACTGGAACCCGATACCGACGCGGCCTCCGCCACGGGTCATCCCGTGGGCCTCGGCGGTCTTGCGCGACTGGCGGCAACCGTGGCGCGGGTGCGCGCGGAGAATCCCGACCGCCCCGTGCTCCTCCTGTTCGCTGGCGACCTGCTTCAGGGCACGGTCAGCTCCAGTCTGTTCCTCGGCATCCCAGACGTCATCCTGTTCAACCGCATGGGCGTGGATGCCGCCGTCATGGGCAACCATGAGTTCGACTATGGTCAGGATGTCTTCCGGCGCTTGGCCGGGCAGGCGGATTTCCCCTTTCTGTCGGCCAATATTCAGACCCATCCAGAGCCCTTGCCGGTCCAGCCGTCCCTGGTGATCGACAGGCCGGATAGTCCGACCGTTGCCCTGCTGGGACTGACCACCCCGGAGCTGACGACGGCGACCCATCCGCGCAATGCGGTCGGTGTGAGCGTGGAGGATCCGGTGACCGTCGCCCGACGGCTCGTGCCTGAGTTGCGCGAACAGGCCGATCTGGTAGTCGTCCTGTCGCATCTCGGGCTGACCGACGACCGGCGGTTGGCGCAGGCGATTCCGGAGATCGATCTGATCGTCGGCGGTCACAATCACTTTGTCCTGGAACAACCGGTGCTGGAAGGCGACGTTGTGATCGTGCAGGCCGGCGAGCGCGGTCATTGGCTCGGCCGCCTGGATCTGGCCTGTCGGGAGGGGCGTCTGGAGCGCACCGCCTACCGTCTTCTGCCCATGGATGCCAGCGTCCCCGAAGATCCCGAGATGGCGACCGAGGTCGCGCGCATCGTCGCGGAGGCGGAGTCTGGACTGGCCGAGGAGATCGGGATGGCGGCCGTGGATTTGAGCGCCCGGCGCGAGGACATTCGCCGTGGCGAGGCCGTCTTCGGCAATCTGATGGCGGATCTGGCGCGCGAAGTCACGCTTGCGGATGTCGCGCTGTTCAATGCCGGTGGCTTCCGGGCGAGCATTCCGGCTGGACCCGTGACGCTCAAGCAGGTCTATCAAGCCTTTCCCTTCCGTAACGAACTGGTCGTGGGACAACTCACCGGGGCGCAATTGATCGCGGCACTGCAACGGAGCGCCGCGTTCGATCCCGAGGACAATCCCGGCGGATTGCTTCAGGTCTCCGGTCTGCGCTATGTCATCGCGGATCGGCGGCTGGCGTCGGCCAGCCTGCAGGATGGCCCTATCGATCCCGAGCGGCTTTATCAGGTCGTCATGCCCGATTTCCTGGCCGCGGGCGGCGATGGCTATGCGATGCTCACCGAGATGACGGCTCCGGTGATGACCGGGCGCCTGATTTCGGACCTGCTGATCGACGCCATTCGTCACGGCAAGACCATTGCGCCCGTGCTGGATGGGCGGATTCGGCGGGGTTCGCCTTGA
- the ppsA gene encoding phosphoenolpyruvate synthase — translation MTDYVRWLSDLGMDDVPVVGGKNASLGEMIQNLTHLGVQVPGGFATTADAYREFLAKDGLDERIQSVLDALDVDDLAALAEAGPRIRGWIMEQPFPAALETAIDTAYAKLTAEAGTDDVSWAVRSSATAEDLPDASFAGQQETFLNVHGIDHIKHRIREVFASLFNDRAISYRVHQGFEHRNVALSAGIQRMVRSDLAASGVMFTLDTESGFRDAVFITSSYGLGEMVVQGAVNPDEFYVHKPTLAAGRPAILRRTVGDKAIRMVYAEEGAASPVRTEPVPEADRPLFSISDAEVQELAKQAMQIEQHYGRPMDIEWAKDGTDGKLYVVQARPETVQSRSGNIIERYVLREKGPVMTSGRSIGSRIGAGTARVVASIADMNRVQPGDVLITDMTDPDWEPIMKRAAAIVTNRGGRTCHAAIIARELGVPAVVGCNNATEVVKEGQQVTVSCAEGDTGYIYDGNLAFDYKTIELTAMPEIPVKIMMNVGNPDRAFAFSATPNAGIGLARLEFIINNMIGIHPKALLEFDHLPAELKAQIAPRIAAYASPREFYIAKLAEGISTLAAAFAPNTVIVRMSDFKSNEYANLIGGKRYEPEEENPMIGFRGAGRYVADAFKDCFELECEALKRVRNDMGLTNVEIMIPFVRTLGQAKAVVEALAAQGLERGKDGLRLIMMCELPSNAVLADEFLEYFDGFSIGSNDMTQLTLGLDRDSSLVAESFDERDPAVKKMLSMAIAACRAQGKYVGICGQGPSDHKDFADWLLREGISSISLNPDTVIDTWIYLAEQAKTL, via the coding sequence ATGACCGATTACGTCCGCTGGCTGAGCGACCTCGGAATGGACGATGTGCCCGTGGTGGGAGGCAAGAACGCCTCGCTGGGCGAGATGATCCAGAACCTGACCCATCTCGGGGTCCAGGTGCCGGGCGGTTTCGCGACCACGGCCGACGCCTACCGCGAATTCCTGGCCAAGGACGGTCTCGACGAGCGGATTCAGAGCGTTCTCGACGCGCTCGATGTCGACGATCTCGCGGCGCTGGCCGAGGCTGGCCCACGGATCCGCGGCTGGATCATGGAGCAGCCCTTCCCCGCCGCGCTGGAAACCGCCATCGACACGGCGTATGCCAAGCTGACCGCCGAGGCCGGAACCGATGACGTCTCCTGGGCCGTGCGCTCCTCGGCGACCGCCGAGGATCTGCCGGACGCCTCCTTTGCCGGACAACAGGAGACCTTCCTCAACGTCCACGGCATCGACCACATCAAGCACCGGATCCGGGAAGTCTTCGCCTCGCTGTTCAACGACCGCGCCATCTCCTACCGCGTCCATCAGGGCTTCGAGCACCGTAATGTCGCGCTCTCGGCCGGCATCCAGCGCATGGTGCGCAGCGATCTTGCCGCCTCCGGCGTCATGTTTACGCTCGATACCGAATCCGGTTTCCGCGATGCGGTTTTCATCACCTCCAGCTATGGTCTGGGCGAGATGGTGGTGCAGGGCGCGGTGAATCCGGACGAATTCTACGTCCACAAGCCGACGTTGGCCGCCGGACGCCCCGCCATCCTGCGCCGCACGGTCGGCGACAAGGCGATCCGCATGGTCTACGCCGAGGAAGGCGCCGCCTCTCCGGTCCGCACCGAGCCGGTGCCGGAGGCTGATCGCCCGCTGTTCAGCATCAGCGACGCCGAAGTCCAGGAACTGGCCAAACAGGCGATGCAGATCGAGCAGCATTACGGCCGTCCGATGGACATCGAGTGGGCCAAGGACGGCACCGACGGCAAGCTCTACGTGGTGCAGGCCCGTCCCGAGACGGTCCAGAGCCGCTCGGGCAACATCATCGAGCGCTATGTGCTGCGCGAGAAAGGGCCGGTGATGACCAGCGGTCGCAGTATCGGCAGCCGCATCGGCGCCGGCACCGCGCGGGTCGTCGCGAGCATCGCCGACATGAACCGGGTCCAACCGGGCGACGTACTCATCACCGACATGACCGATCCCGATTGGGAGCCGATCATGAAGCGCGCGGCGGCGATCGTCACCAATCGCGGCGGGCGCACCTGTCACGCGGCGATCATCGCCCGCGAACTGGGCGTCCCGGCGGTCGTGGGCTGTAACAACGCCACCGAGGTGGTTAAGGAAGGCCAGCAGGTCACGGTGAGTTGCGCCGAAGGCGATACCGGTTACATTTACGACGGCAATCTGGCGTTCGACTATAAGACCATCGAACTCACGGCCATGCCGGAGATTCCGGTCAAGATCATGATGAACGTGGGCAACCCGGACCGTGCCTTCGCCTTCTCGGCCACGCCGAATGCCGGCATCGGTCTGGCGCGGCTGGAGTTCATCATCAACAACATGATCGGCATCCATCCCAAGGCGTTGCTGGAATTCGACCACCTGCCCGCCGAGCTGAAGGCGCAAATCGCCCCGCGCATCGCCGCCTATGCCAGCCCGCGCGAGTTCTATATCGCCAAGCTGGCCGAGGGCATCTCGACCCTGGCCGCCGCTTTTGCGCCCAACACCGTGATCGTGCGCATGTCGGACTTTAAGTCCAACGAATACGCCAATCTGATCGGCGGCAAGCGTTACGAGCCGGAGGAAGAGAACCCCATGATCGGCTTCCGCGGCGCCGGTCGCTATGTCGCGGATGCCTTCAAGGACTGCTTCGAGCTGGAATGCGAGGCGCTCAAGCGGGTGCGCAACGACATGGGCCTAACCAATGTCGAGATCATGATTCCCTTCGTGCGCACCCTCGGCCAGGCCAAGGCGGTCGTCGAAGCGCTCGCGGCTCAGGGACTGGAGCGCGGCAAGGACGGGCTGCGTCTGATCATGATGTGCGAACTGCCGTCCAATGCCGTGCTGGCGGATGAGTTCCTGGAGTATTTCGACGGCTTCTCGATCGGCTCCAACGACATGACCCAGCTCACGCTCGGACTCGACCGCGATTCCAGCCTGGTCGCCGAGAGTTTCGACGAGCGCGATCCGGCGGTGAAGAAGATGCTGTCGATGGCCATCGCGGCCTGTCGCGCGCAGGGCAAGTATGTCGGCATCTGCGGACAGGGGCCGTCCGATCATAAGGACTTCGCGGACTGGCTGTTGAGGGAGGGGATCAGCAGTATCTCGCTGAATCCGGATACGGTGATTGATACCTGGATCTATCTGGCCGAACAGGCCAAGACGCTCTGA
- a CDS encoding thiol:disulfide interchange protein DsbA/DsbL — MLLSRRRFNRSLLSALGGVLGASLLSPALADLLEGRDWRLIDPPQPSDMPGKIEVLEFFSYGCPHCSDLNLIVNPWSTQLPADVSFRRVPVSFGRAAWSSLARFYYALESTGDLERLDQSVFDALHKQKLRLFTKPAILDWVVEQGVDSKAFSDAFDSFDVQTKLSRSDYLVGRYRIDAVPTITVAGRYAVLGREVKALPELLTIADGLIAKARAEGIGG, encoded by the coding sequence ATGCTGTTGAGCCGTCGCCGTTTCAATCGATCCCTCTTGAGCGCCTTAGGGGGCGTCCTGGGTGCATCCCTGTTATCGCCCGCGTTGGCGGATCTGCTCGAAGGCCGCGACTGGCGTCTCATCGATCCACCTCAGCCCAGCGATATGCCGGGGAAAATCGAGGTACTGGAATTCTTTTCCTATGGCTGTCCGCATTGCAGCGATCTCAACCTCATCGTCAATCCCTGGTCGACACAACTGCCCGCGGACGTGTCCTTTCGCCGAGTGCCCGTGAGCTTCGGTCGCGCCGCCTGGTCGAGTCTGGCTCGGTTCTACTATGCGCTGGAGAGTACTGGCGACCTGGAGCGGCTGGATCAGTCCGTTTTCGATGCACTGCATAAGCAGAAGCTTCGGCTTTTCACGAAACCCGCGATCCTGGATTGGGTGGTCGAACAGGGCGTGGATTCAAAGGCATTCTCGGACGCCTTCGATTCCTTCGATGTCCAGACCAAGCTGAGTCGGAGCGATTATCTGGTCGGCCGCTATCGCATCGACGCTGTGCCGACGATCACGGTCGCTGGGCGCTATGCCGTGCTTGGACGCGAGGTGAAGGCATTGCCTGAATTGCTGACCATTGCCGACGGACTCATTGCCAAAGCGCGCGCCGAAGGCATCGGCGGCTGA
- the ilvD gene encoding dihydroxy-acid dehydratase, which yields MPQYRSRTTTHGRNMAGARALWRATGMTDADFEKPIIAVVNSFTQFVPGHVHLKDLGQLVAREIEAAGGVAKEFNTIAVDDGIAMGHQGMLYSLPSREIIADSVEYMANAHCADALVCISNCDKITPGMLMAALRLNIPAVFVSGGPMEAGKVLRADGEHHLDLVDAMIAGANPNETDETVAQLERSACPTCGSCSGMFTANSMNCLTEALGLSLPGNGSLLATHASRKDLFLEAGRLIVELARRYYEQDDASVLPRSIATFDAFENAMSLDIAMGGSTNTVLHLLAAAHEGEVNFTMTDIDRLSRKVPNLCKVAPSTQKYHMEDVHRAGGVIGILGELDRAGLLHRDCRTVHSSTLGEAIAQWDVAHSHEEQARQRYLAAPGGIPTQVAFSQNALWPDLDLDRANGCIRDLEHAYSRDGGLAILFGNLAKDGCIVKTAGVDATNLTFSGPARIFESQEDAVTAILTDQIKPGDVVVIRYEGPKGGPGMQEMLYPTSYLKSKGLGKACALITDGRFSGGTSGLSIGHVSPEAAEGGLIGLVREGDLIKIDIPARRIEVAVPEAMLAQRRAAMEVEGVDAWKPLERRREISSALKAYAALTTSAAHGAVRDVSQLKTV from the coding sequence ATGCCCCAATATCGCTCACGCACCACGACCCATGGCCGCAACATGGCCGGCGCCCGCGCACTCTGGCGCGCGACCGGCATGACGGACGCGGACTTCGAGAAACCGATCATCGCGGTAGTGAACTCGTTTACGCAGTTTGTTCCTGGCCATGTCCATCTCAAGGACTTGGGACAACTGGTCGCGCGCGAAATCGAGGCCGCCGGCGGCGTGGCCAAGGAATTCAATACCATCGCGGTGGATGACGGCATCGCCATGGGTCATCAGGGGATGCTCTATTCGCTGCCGTCGCGGGAAATCATCGCCGATTCCGTGGAATATATGGCCAACGCGCATTGCGCGGACGCACTCGTCTGTATTTCCAACTGCGATAAGATCACCCCCGGCATGCTGATGGCCGCGCTGCGTCTCAATATTCCGGCCGTCTTTGTGTCGGGAGGCCCAATGGAGGCGGGCAAGGTTTTGCGCGCCGATGGCGAGCATCATCTCGATCTGGTCGACGCCATGATCGCCGGCGCCAATCCCAATGAAACCGACGAGACCGTGGCGCAACTGGAGCGATCCGCCTGCCCCACCTGCGGTTCCTGTTCCGGCATGTTCACGGCCAACTCCATGAACTGTCTGACCGAAGCCTTGGGTCTCAGTCTTCCAGGCAACGGTTCGCTGCTGGCCACGCATGCCAGTCGCAAGGATCTGTTTTTGGAGGCCGGACGACTGATCGTCGAACTGGCGCGACGCTACTACGAGCAGGACGATGCCAGTGTCCTTCCGCGCTCGATCGCGACCTTTGATGCCTTTGAAAATGCGATGAGCCTGGATATCGCCATGGGCGGTTCCACCAACACGGTTCTGCATCTGCTCGCCGCGGCCCATGAAGGCGAGGTGAACTTCACCATGACAGACATCGACCGTCTGAGCCGCAAGGTGCCAAATCTGTGCAAGGTCGCGCCATCCACGCAGAAGTACCACATGGAAGATGTGCACAGGGCCGGCGGCGTAATCGGCATCCTTGGGGAACTGGATCGTGCTGGACTGCTCCACCGCGATTGTCGGACCGTGCACAGCAGCACCTTGGGCGAAGCAATCGCGCAGTGGGATGTGGCGCATAGCCATGAAGAACAGGCGCGTCAACGCTATCTGGCGGCTCCCGGCGGCATCCCGACACAGGTCGCATTCAGTCAGAACGCCTTGTGGCCCGATCTGGATCTGGATCGAGCGAATGGCTGTATCCGGGATCTGGAACACGCCTACAGCCGCGACGGCGGTCTCGCTATTCTGTTCGGCAACCTGGCCAAGGATGGCTGTATCGTCAAAACAGCGGGCGTGGATGCAACAAACCTCACCTTCAGCGGCCCAGCACGGATTTTCGAGAGTCAGGAAGATGCCGTGACGGCCATCCTGACCGACCAGATCAAACCGGGCGATGTCGTCGTGATTCGCTACGAAGGACCAAAAGGCGGTCCGGGCATGCAGGAGATGCTCTATCCAACCAGTTACCTCAAATCCAAGGGACTTGGCAAGGCGTGCGCCCTGATCACCGATGGCCGTTTTTCGGGCGGCACTTCTGGATTATCCATCGGACATGTCTCACCGGAGGCCGCCGAAGGCGGTCTGATCGGGTTGGTGCGGGAGGGCGATCTCATCAAGATCGATATCCCTGCGCGTCGCATAGAGGTTGCGGTTCCGGAGGCTATGCTCGCGCAACGTCGCGCCGCCATGGAGGTGGAAGGGGTGGACGCCTGGAAACCGCTTGAGCGCCGACGCGAGATTTCATCGGCCTTGAAGGCGTATGCCGCGCTGACGACCAGCGCCGCGCATGGCGCGGTTCGAGATGTTTCGCAGCTCAAGACCGTCTGA
- the tatC gene encoding twin-arginine translocase subunit TatC — protein MSSAIPPDDPGAEQPFISHLAELRDRLIRMLIAIGVVILLLFPFANDIYTYIAGPLIAQLPEGNTMIATQVISPFLTPFKLALVAAVFLAMPYLLYQLWAFVAPGLYQHEQRLAIPLLVSSILLFYLGMAFAYYVVFPLVFAFMAGTTPEGVAMMTDIAAYLDFVLALFFAFGLAFEIPVATILLVAVGAVTPETLVQKRPYVIVGAFIIGMLLTPPDVISQTMLALPMWLLFELGIIFSRLLLRQRGNRGEGADSTPPPPGGGALSSSFAGSKTARNAPARTSTGKTVAGSEIGRDLAGDVDDPDRWRPMTDEEMEVELDLLDADQAHASQSQKEKAPNSSTGAINSVEEKILRANRLRDLSNDFAARQILYEVLEEGDADQRRVARNILQQLDNT, from the coding sequence ATGTCTTCCGCGATACCACCCGATGACCCGGGCGCCGAACAGCCATTCATCTCGCACCTGGCCGAACTGCGCGATCGACTGATCCGCATGCTGATTGCCATTGGCGTGGTGATTCTGCTGCTGTTCCCGTTCGCCAACGACATTTATACCTACATTGCCGGCCCCTTGATCGCCCAGTTGCCCGAAGGCAACACCATGATCGCGACACAGGTGATTTCGCCCTTCCTCACACCGTTCAAGTTGGCGCTTGTGGCGGCCGTCTTCCTCGCCATGCCCTATCTGCTCTATCAACTTTGGGCCTTCGTTGCGCCAGGGCTCTATCAGCATGAGCAACGCCTCGCGATTCCTCTCCTGGTCTCAAGCATTCTTCTGTTTTATCTAGGCATGGCCTTCGCTTACTACGTGGTGTTCCCGTTAGTTTTCGCCTTCATGGCCGGCACGACACCCGAAGGCGTCGCAATGATGACCGACATCGCTGCCTACCTGGATTTTGTGCTGGCGCTGTTTTTTGCTTTCGGTCTCGCCTTCGAGATCCCTGTCGCCACGATCCTACTGGTTGCGGTTGGCGCGGTGACCCCCGAAACCCTGGTCCAAAAGCGACCTTATGTCATTGTCGGCGCGTTCATCATCGGCATGCTGCTGACCCCTCCGGACGTGATCTCCCAGACGATGCTGGCTCTGCCCATGTGGCTCTTGTTCGAACTCGGAATTATTTTCTCGCGTCTCCTGCTACGTCAGCGTGGAAATCGCGGAGAGGGGGCCGATTCGACGCCGCCGCCACCAGGTGGCGGCGCCTTATCCAGTTCATTCGCGGGATCGAAAACCGCGAGGAACGCCCCCGCTCGGACATCCACCGGCAAGACGGTGGCCGGAAGCGAGATCGGCCGTGATCTCGCGGGCGATGTCGACGACCCTGACCGCTGGCGGCCGATGACGGATGAGGAAATGGAAGTGGAACTGGATCTGCTGGATGCCGATCAAGCGCACGCATCGCAATCCCAAAAGGAAAAGGCGCCGAACTCAAGCACGGGAGCGATCAATTCAGTCGAGGAAAAAATCCTGCGCGCAAATCGGCTACGCGACTTGAGCAACGATTTCGCTGCGCGCCAGATCCTTTATGAGGTTCTTGAGGAAGGCGACGCGGACCAGCGACGGGTCGCGCGCAATATTCTCCAACAACTCGACAATACTTGA
- the mepA gene encoding penicillin-insensitive murein endopeptidase — translation MFNAKIPHRSDRAIHAPVFGALLCLWLPASDGLASPWAAASSPSRGPVQVIGGVSNGCIGGADALPETGAGYVSIRRYRNRYYGHPELLRFIQEMGRAQQRRRGLAMMVGDLSQPRGGLMSTSHRSHQNGLDVDIWFTLAASPADARRRMDQQPDPRSMVRPGGLSVSDAWGEDQRFLIETAARHRSVDRIFVNPAIKRELCRSATADRGWLRKVRPWKGHDAHFHVRLVCPPGSPQCERQSALPAGDGCGEELAWWFSEEARKPVKKKPGQGSGAPVPPASCRAILNGS, via the coding sequence ATGTTCAACGCCAAGATTCCGCATCGTTCGGACAGAGCCATTCATGCGCCGGTGTTTGGCGCGCTGCTCTGTCTGTGGCTTCCCGCGTCGGACGGACTGGCTAGCCCCTGGGCGGCGGCGAGTTCTCCCAGCCGGGGGCCGGTCCAGGTTATCGGGGGCGTGTCCAACGGCTGTATCGGCGGCGCGGATGCACTGCCGGAAACGGGCGCCGGTTATGTCAGTATCCGGCGCTATCGCAATCGCTATTACGGTCACCCCGAGTTGCTCCGGTTCATCCAGGAGATGGGACGTGCCCAGCAGCGTCGGCGCGGTCTTGCGATGATGGTCGGCGATCTCAGTCAGCCGCGCGGCGGACTCATGTCGACCTCGCATCGCAGTCATCAGAATGGTCTGGACGTGGACATCTGGTTCACGCTGGCGGCTTCGCCCGCCGACGCCAGACGACGGATGGACCAGCAGCCCGACCCTCGGAGCATGGTGCGCCCCGGCGGTCTGTCCGTCAGCGATGCCTGGGGCGAGGATCAGCGCTTTCTGATCGAAACCGCCGCGCGTCACCGCTCGGTGGACCGTATCTTTGTCAATCCGGCGATCAAGCGCGAATTGTGCCGGAGCGCGACTGCCGATCGCGGCTGGCTGCGCAAGGTGCGCCCTTGGAAGGGACATGACGCCCATTTTCATGTGCGTCTGGTCTGCCCCCCCGGGAGTCCGCAATGCGAACGGCAGTCCGCGCTGCCGGCCGGAGATGGCTGTGGCGAGGAACTTGCCTGGTGGTTCAGCGAGGAGGCCCGCAAGCCCGTCAAGAAAAAGCCCGGCCAGGGTTCTGGCGCGCCCGTTCCGCCAGCGTCCTGTCGCGCGATCTTGAATGGTTCGTGA